The following nucleotide sequence is from Agromyces sp. SYSU T00194.
GGGCTGAATGGGGGCACACCCCGAGCAGAACCCGGAGAACCACGTGCAGCAGCTCCTCGTCATCGCGATCGACCTGGTCGCCATCACCGTCCTCGCCTTCGGCGTCTACTTCCCCCGCCACCGCCGGCGCGACCTCGTGGTCGCGTTCATCGGCGTCAACGTCGGCGTGGTGGCCGTCTCGATGGTGCTCGGCTCGACGACCATCGGCGCGGGCCTCGGCCTGGGCCTGTTCGGCGTGCTGTCGATCATCCGGCTCCGGTCGCGCGAGATCGAGCAGCACGAGGTGGCCTACTACTTCGCCTCGCTCGCCCTCGGCCTCATCGCCGGGCTCGGCGGCACCGCCGACTGGATCACGGGCGGCCTCATGGCGCTCGTCGTCGGCGCCATGTTCCTCGGCGACCACCCCGGCCTCCTGCGCCGCTACCGCCAGCAGACGGTGGTGCTCGACCGGGCGGTGACGGATGCGGCGGAGCTCGACCGCACCCTCGAGGAGCTGCTCGGCGGGCGCGTGCACCGCGCCACGGTGCTCCGGCTCGACCTCGTCAACGACACCACGCAGGTGGACGTGCGGTACGAGGTCGCCCGCGACGGCCGCCGAGCCGCGGGACCCACCGCGCGTG
It contains:
- a CDS encoding DUF4956 domain-containing protein — protein: MGAHPEQNPENHVQQLLVIAIDLVAITVLAFGVYFPRHRRRDLVVAFIGVNVGVVAVSMVLGSTTIGAGLGLGLFGVLSIIRLRSREIEQHEVAYYFASLALGLIAGLGGTADWITGGLMALVVGAMFLGDHPGLLRRYRQQTVVLDRAVTDAAELDRTLEELLGGRVHRATVLRLDLVNDTTQVDVRYEVARDGRRAAGPTARAAVATDTDRLATAAELAEVRR